From one Oncorhynchus clarkii lewisi isolate Uvic-CL-2024 chromosome 6, UVic_Ocla_1.0, whole genome shotgun sequence genomic stretch:
- the LOC139411455 gene encoding hepatocyte nuclear factor 4-beta-like isoform X1 codes for MWPPEAVTRTMKLSGNVLDLDSTDYSTTLDPSYTMLEFDNLRVFPVETELMMPEPAPLLPQTNGSVCSICADRATGKHYGASSCDGCKGFFRRSVRKNHAYTCRFSRQCVVDKDKRNQCRYCRLRKCFRAGMRKEAVQNERDRISSRRGEGQGLGTLSISVLLQAEASMHQFPALTSPMSCDINTKKIALVGDVCESMKQQLLLLVQWAKRIPEFCSLPVDDRVSLLRAHSAEHLILGVARRSLPYNDIILLGNYFVIPVSGPEVEVSRVAARILEELVKPLRELDITDSEFACLKTIVFFSPDCPGLEAPQTVRRLRFQAQVLLDEATCEQRGRFGELLLMLPPLQSVAWQMVETLQLARLLGEPSVDSLLQEMLLGEGATGGLRQRTGHGPNSNVMAFPQPQHHTLSQDLLGGHVGLPSNFTSVILPVPSSLPVVPLVPTQTGTEVYRHGEGADMPIESAHSMPMAPVHTCL; via the exons A TGTGGCCTCCTGAAGCAGTGACCAGAACCATGAAGCTGTCAGGGAATGTGCTGGATCTGGACTCCACAGACTACAGCACCACCCTTGATCCCTCCTACACCATGCTGGAGTTTGACAACCTCAGGGTATTTCCTGTAGAGACAG AGTTGATGATGCCGGAGCCTGCCCCTCTGCTGCCACAGACCAATGGGAGCGTGTGTTCCATATGTGCAGACAGAGCCACAGGTAAACACTACGGTGCTTCCAGCTGTGACGGCTGCAAGGGCTTCTTCAGGAGGAGCGTCAGGAAGAACCACGCCTACACCTGCAG GTTCAGCAGGCAATGTGTTGTGGACAAAGACAAGAGGAACCAATGTCGTTACTGCAGGCTTCGGAAATGTTTCCGAGCAGGCATGAGAAAGGAAG CTGTGCAGAACGAGCGGGACCGCATCAGCAGTcgcagaggagagggacaggggttGGGCACTCTGTCAATCAGTGTACTGCTACAGGCAGAGGCCAGCATGCATCAG TTTCCAGCCCTGACCTCCCCTATGAGCTGTGACATCAACACCAAGAAGATAGCGCTCGTGGGGGACGTGTGTGAGTCCATGAAGCAGCAGCTCCTCCTGCTGGTGCAGTGGGCCAAGCGCATCCCCGAGTTCTGCAGCCTCCCCGTTGACGACAGG GTATCCCTGTTACGAGCCCACTCTGCTGAACACCTCATCCTAGGGGTGGCTCGACGCTCCCTGCCTTACAATGACATTATCCTTCTGG GTAATTACTTTGTGATCCCAGTGAGCGGTCCTGAGGTGGAGGTGTCCAGGGTGGCTGCCCGGATCCTGGAGGAGCTGGTCAAGCCTCTGAGAGAGCTGGACATCACCGACAGCGAGTTTGCCTGCCTTAAAACCATAGTCTTCTTCAGTCCTG aCTGCCCAGGGCTGGAGGCCCCTCAGACAGTGCGTCGGCTGCGTTTCCAGGCCCAGGTGCTGCTGGACGAGGCCACCTGTGAACAGCGGGGGCGTTTTGGAGAGCTGTTGCTGATGCTGCCCCCCCTGCAGAGTGTGGCCTGGCAGATGGTGGAGACCCTGCAGCTGGCCAGGCTCCTGGGGGAGCCCAGCGTGGACAGCCTGCTGCAGGAGATGCTGCTGGGGGAGGGGGCCACTGGGGGCCTGAGACAACGCACAGGGCACG GTCCTAACTCAAATGTAATGGCGTTCCCCCAACCCCAACATCACACCTTGTCTCAGGACCTACTAGGAGGCCATGTCGGGTTGCCTAGCAACTTCAcatcagtcatcctacctgttcCTAGCT CTCTGCCAGTGGTGCCTCTGGTGCCCACACAGACTGGCACTGAGGTGTACAGACATGGAGAGGGGGCAGACATGCCCATAGAGTCTGCCCACAGCATGCCCATGGCTCCTGTCCACACTTGCCTCTGA
- the LOC139411455 gene encoding hepatocyte nuclear factor 4-beta-like isoform X2: MKLSGNVLDLDSTDYSTTLDPSYTMLEFDNLRVFPVETELMMPEPAPLLPQTNGSVCSICADRATGKHYGASSCDGCKGFFRRSVRKNHAYTCRFSRQCVVDKDKRNQCRYCRLRKCFRAGMRKEAVQNERDRISSRRGEGQGLGTLSISVLLQAEASMHQFPALTSPMSCDINTKKIALVGDVCESMKQQLLLLVQWAKRIPEFCSLPVDDRVSLLRAHSAEHLILGVARRSLPYNDIILLGNYFVIPVSGPEVEVSRVAARILEELVKPLRELDITDSEFACLKTIVFFSPDCPGLEAPQTVRRLRFQAQVLLDEATCEQRGRFGELLLMLPPLQSVAWQMVETLQLARLLGEPSVDSLLQEMLLGEGATGGLRQRTGHGPNSNVMAFPQPQHHTLSQDLLGGHVGLPSNFTSVILPVPSSLPVVPLVPTQTGTEVYRHGEGADMPIESAHSMPMAPVHTCL, from the exons ATGAAGCTGTCAGGGAATGTGCTGGATCTGGACTCCACAGACTACAGCACCACCCTTGATCCCTCCTACACCATGCTGGAGTTTGACAACCTCAGGGTATTTCCTGTAGAGACAG AGTTGATGATGCCGGAGCCTGCCCCTCTGCTGCCACAGACCAATGGGAGCGTGTGTTCCATATGTGCAGACAGAGCCACAGGTAAACACTACGGTGCTTCCAGCTGTGACGGCTGCAAGGGCTTCTTCAGGAGGAGCGTCAGGAAGAACCACGCCTACACCTGCAG GTTCAGCAGGCAATGTGTTGTGGACAAAGACAAGAGGAACCAATGTCGTTACTGCAGGCTTCGGAAATGTTTCCGAGCAGGCATGAGAAAGGAAG CTGTGCAGAACGAGCGGGACCGCATCAGCAGTcgcagaggagagggacaggggttGGGCACTCTGTCAATCAGTGTACTGCTACAGGCAGAGGCCAGCATGCATCAG TTTCCAGCCCTGACCTCCCCTATGAGCTGTGACATCAACACCAAGAAGATAGCGCTCGTGGGGGACGTGTGTGAGTCCATGAAGCAGCAGCTCCTCCTGCTGGTGCAGTGGGCCAAGCGCATCCCCGAGTTCTGCAGCCTCCCCGTTGACGACAGG GTATCCCTGTTACGAGCCCACTCTGCTGAACACCTCATCCTAGGGGTGGCTCGACGCTCCCTGCCTTACAATGACATTATCCTTCTGG GTAATTACTTTGTGATCCCAGTGAGCGGTCCTGAGGTGGAGGTGTCCAGGGTGGCTGCCCGGATCCTGGAGGAGCTGGTCAAGCCTCTGAGAGAGCTGGACATCACCGACAGCGAGTTTGCCTGCCTTAAAACCATAGTCTTCTTCAGTCCTG aCTGCCCAGGGCTGGAGGCCCCTCAGACAGTGCGTCGGCTGCGTTTCCAGGCCCAGGTGCTGCTGGACGAGGCCACCTGTGAACAGCGGGGGCGTTTTGGAGAGCTGTTGCTGATGCTGCCCCCCCTGCAGAGTGTGGCCTGGCAGATGGTGGAGACCCTGCAGCTGGCCAGGCTCCTGGGGGAGCCCAGCGTGGACAGCCTGCTGCAGGAGATGCTGCTGGGGGAGGGGGCCACTGGGGGCCTGAGACAACGCACAGGGCACG GTCCTAACTCAAATGTAATGGCGTTCCCCCAACCCCAACATCACACCTTGTCTCAGGACCTACTAGGAGGCCATGTCGGGTTGCCTAGCAACTTCAcatcagtcatcctacctgttcCTAGCT CTCTGCCAGTGGTGCCTCTGGTGCCCACACAGACTGGCACTGAGGTGTACAGACATGGAGAGGGGGCAGACATGCCCATAGAGTCTGCCCACAGCATGCCCATGGCTCCTGTCCACACTTGCCTCTGA